The Candidatus Eremiobacterota bacterium genome has a window encoding:
- a CDS encoding SDR family oxidoreductase, with amino-acid sequence MEWFGENPPTAMVVGGASGIGRALCELLCKEGYRVAVADRDKQGAEEVAHHIDGHAFEVDVADEASVIALFERALETFGGTLDALAIPAGIADTTPFMELTAETFRRLNEINVIGTFLCVREAAKRMRPGGRIVTVASVAGKRGGGLSGTAAYAASKGAVLALTRSAARALAPQGIAVNCVAPGPTLTPMLDEPFSNAEHRERVEGMTLLGRSAEAAEIAEAITWLLSPRSSYVAGETLTVDGGLMLD; translated from the coding sequence ATGGAATGGTTTGGGGAGAATCCGCCGACTGCGATGGTGGTCGGTGGGGCGAGCGGGATCGGGCGCGCGCTGTGCGAGCTGCTGTGCAAAGAGGGGTATCGCGTCGCGGTCGCCGACCGCGACAAGCAAGGCGCCGAAGAGGTCGCGCACCACATCGACGGTCACGCGTTCGAGGTCGACGTCGCGGACGAAGCCTCGGTGATCGCGCTGTTCGAGCGTGCGCTGGAAACGTTCGGCGGGACGCTCGATGCGCTCGCGATTCCCGCCGGGATCGCCGACACGACGCCGTTCATGGAGCTGACCGCCGAGACGTTTCGGCGGCTGAACGAGATCAACGTCATCGGCACGTTTCTATGCGTCCGCGAGGCGGCGAAGCGGATGCGGCCCGGCGGGCGGATCGTCACCGTCGCCAGCGTCGCGGGCAAGCGCGGCGGCGGGTTGTCCGGGACCGCCGCGTACGCCGCCAGCAAAGGCGCCGTCCTCGCGCTCACGCGCAGCGCGGCGCGCGCGCTCGCGCCGCAGGGAATCGCGGTGAACTGCGTTGCGCCGGGACCGACGCTCACGCCGATGCTGGACGAGCCGTTCAGCAACGCCGAACACCGCGAGCGCGTCGAGGGGATGACGCTGCTCGGACGCTCCGCCGAGGCCGCCGAGATCGCGGAAGCGATCACGTGGCTTCTCTCGCCCCGCTCCTCGTAC